The genomic interval TTGACAAATAAAAGCCTCAGTAGGTAgtcattttaattgaattataaattaCAACAAACctatatttatttcaattcCTTTTCGAGTATTACAAAGCTGGCTTTTTCTGAATATATGGATGGAAAATTGCGCTTTGTCATTCGAAACTTACATAGCTAAACCCTTCTACAAACACCTCTGCAAATCCAGATATTTGCAGATTGAAGAAATTAACATCATGAGTACTTCACTGCCAGACCAACAACAATTTATATCAAAGGAAGAGGAGGATTGCTTGCAGGCCATTCAATTTGCTACTTCAACAGTGCTACCTTTCGCCTTGAAAACTGCCATTGATCTTGATTTGTTAGAGATAATAGCAAAAGCCGGTCCAGGTTGTACGCTTTCTCCTGCTGAGATTGTCTCTAACCTTCCTGCTAAGAACCCTGATGCTCCAGCTATAATTGATCGTATCCTTCGAGTTCTTACTGCTCACTCTATCTTAGCTTGCCATCTTGTCACCGATAAAGATGGACACACAAAAAGAACATATGGTATAGCTTCAATCGGCAGATACTTCCTTCAAAATGAAGATGGAATTTCTGTAACTCCACTCCTAAACATGACTCTTGATAAACGTTTAATTGACAGTTGGTTCGTCCTTTACTCCTTTTCCTTTAAATTTTCCTAGAGTATTTATGGGATTTGTTACATATGATATCCATATTTAACGTCTCTGCACCCAAGTCTTTGATTTAAGTTTgaatcttctttttctcaaataaaatgaaataaaaagttatttatcTCTAACCTTATATCTTGTTAACCTGTATAGGAACTTCTTCAAAGAAGCAACATTGGAAGGTGGCTTATCAATTGTCAAGGGATTTGGGATGAACTTGTTTGAGATGGCTGCAAAAGATAATAATTTCTTCAACACTTTCAACCAAGCAATGTCCAACCACACTAACATAGTCATGAAAAAAATACTAGAAATTTACAAGGGTTTTGAGGGCGTTAGCCAAGTGGTAGATGTGGGTGGTGGATTGGGAACAAATCTTAAGCTCATCGTTTCCAAGTATCCACAAATCAAGGGTATTAACTTTGATTTGCCCCTTGTTGTTAAAGATGCACCCAATTTCCCAGGTAATCCTAGAAAATGGttcaaattaattgataaatttcTCCTATGAAACTTTCCCTTTCCTTGTGTTGGCAGAATCacatttttgttaaattttccTCATTGGatttgttaaattttgatattcttttcctttatgtCAGGTGTGGAGCATGTAGGAGGAGATATGTTCACCCAAGTTCCTCATGGAGAAGTTATTTTCATGAAGGTTAGCATCAATATTTTCTTTGCTATTAGATTTGAAACCATTAAAATCAATACCACCACCAACTATAAAGTACAATTTCTACGTAAACTAATAaccagttttttttttttttgtaaaattttgtaGTGGGTGCTTCACGATTGGGGTGATGATCAAtgcttgaagttattgaaaaATTGTTATGATGCAATATCAGAGTCTGGCAAAGTGATAATATTGGAATCCATATTGCCAGAACTGCCCATGACTGATCTTGTGACAACCACAACACTTAACTTGGACTTGGGCTTGGTTCACCTGCTCCCTGGTGCAAAGGagagaacaaagaaagaatttgagaCATTGGCAAGAGACGCTGGATTCCCAACTTTGAAACTTGTTTGTCGTGCTTATAACTATTGGGTGATAGAATTGTCAAAACTGTGAACAAGTCACTACAATAATCTCCAGTCTAGTTTGGTTAATTCATCAACAGGGATGTTGCATATGGCTGGATCGTTATGTTCTAAATAAAGTCTTTGAATGCAATCTTTGCATTTTCCTAAATTCAGTAGTAAAGGCTCTATAATGATGTTTGGATAGAATAATCAACTAAATTTTCCTTATAACCATTAGCTGTCTTTAATTGTGCTAATATTTTAATGGGAC from Theobroma cacao cultivar B97-61/B2 chromosome 5, Criollo_cocoa_genome_V2, whole genome shotgun sequence carries:
- the LOC18599828 gene encoding caffeic acid 3-O-methyltransferase, producing the protein MENCALSFETYIAKPFYKHLCKSRYLQIEEINIMSTSLPDQQQFISKEEEDCLQAIQFATSTVLPFALKTAIDLDLLEIIAKAGPGCTLSPAEIVSNLPAKNPDAPAIIDRILRVLTAHSILACHLVTDKDGHTKRTYGIASIGRYFLQNEDGISVTPLLNMTLDKRLIDSWNFFKEATLEGGLSIVKGFGMNLFEMAAKDNNFFNTFNQAMSNHTNIVMKKILEIYKGFEGVSQVVDVGGGLGTNLKLIVSKYPQIKGINFDLPLVVKDAPNFPGVEHVGGDMFTQVPHGEVIFMKWVLHDWGDDQCLKLLKNCYDAISESGKVIILESILPELPMTDLVTTTTLNLDLGLVHLLPGAKERTKKEFETLARDAGFPTLKLVCRAYNYWVIELSKL